Within the Streptosporangiales bacterium genome, the region GCCAGGGCTGGCTCGCGACGTAACGTACGTCGTCGACGCGCAGGCTCACCTCTTCCTCGACCTCGCGTGCCACCGCGTGCTCCAGCGCCTCGCCCGGCTCGACGAAGCCGGCGAGCACGGAGAACCGCTTCGCCGGCCACACCGCCTGCCGCCCGAGTACGCACCGGCCGTCGTCGGCGTAGACCAGCATGATCACCGCGGGGTCGACCCGCGGGAAGTGGCTGCTGCCGTCGGCGGGACAGTCGCGCTGACTGCCGCCGTGCACGACGTCCGTCGGTGTCCCGCACCGCGGGCAGTGCTGGTGCGTGGCGTGCCAGCGCTCCAGCGCTACGGCGTGCACCACCAGGCCGGCCTCCTGGTCGTCCAGCGTGGTGCCGATCTCCCGCAGGCCGGCCGGCCGCGCGCCGTCGAGCCCCTCAGGCAGGGCGGATCGCACGGCGAAGAACGTGCCGCCGTCGCCGCGCCCCAGGTAGTACCGCTCCCCCGGCGGCGCGTCGTCGGGGACGACGGTGACCAGCCGCGTCCCCGCATCGTCGACCAACGTCTCGCCGTCCGAGACGACGAGGACGCGAGTCTGTGGCGCGGCCCAGAGCTCGTCCAGTACGGCCGCGTCCTCGCGGGCGTAGCAGTCGCGGTCCACGGTGGCACGGGCGAGGGCGAGGTGCGGGAGACTACTCACGCCCCGAGATTAACCGGGCGCCGCCGTCGGCGCATCGGGTGCGTCGGTCAGACTGTCCGGTGGGTTGCGGCGCCGCGTCGTGGCCGGGCGACGGAACCGCAGGCAGGAAGGACACCGTGATGCCGAACGACGCACCGGCCGAGCTCCCCGAGGCGTTCTACGTCCCTGCCGGTGAGAACAGGTTCGAGCCTACGTACGCGACGGAGAGCCCGTGGGAGTCCGAGGCGCAGCACGGCGGGCCGCCCACCGCACTGCTCGGGCACCTGATGCGCGCCGTGGACCCGCAGCCGGGCTTCCGGCTGGCCAGGATGACCGTCGAGTTCCTGGGTGCCGTGCCGCGACAGCCGCTCGAAACGGCCGCGCGCGTGGTCCGTCCGGGCAAGCGGATCCGGCTGCTCGAGGCGGAGCTGACCGTGGCCGGCCGGCCGGTCGCGCTCGCCCGCGCCTGGGAGATCACCACCAACGGCAACTCCGCGGACCCGCCTGGACTGCCCGCGGACATCCCGCCCCCACAGCCGCAGCGGTTCTTCTCCGGCTGGGACCGGTGGGGCTACGGGGAGGCGATCGACTGGCGCTGGATCCACGGCTCGCTCGACGACCTCGGCCCGGCCGCGGTGTGGACACGCCCCAGGATCCCGCTGGTCGCCGGCGTGCCGCTGCAGCCGCTCGACCGGGTGCTGCTCACCGCGGACGCGGCGAACGGGATCAGCGGCGTGGTGCCGCTTGACGGCTGGCTGTTCATCCCGCCGGCCGCGACCGTCACCGTGCACCGACACCCCCACGACGAGTGGGTGTGCATCGACGCCGCAACCGTAGTCAGCGGCGACGGCATCGGCTCGACCACCGGCACCCTCGGCGACCGCTACGGCGAGCTCGGCTCGGTGACCCAACCACTGCTCGTCGCCCCGCGCTGACCCTCACGGCTCCGTCGACAGGGCGCCGATCAGCGCGGCGAGGCCGCCGGCGTCGAGCAGATCGATGGGGCCGGCCCAACAACCCGCCGGCACAGCACCGACCTCATTCCTCGGTGGGCAGGGTGCGGATGAGTGCGGCGAGGCCGTCGGCGTCCAGGAGGTCTACGGGGCTGATGGTGCGGGCGGAGCGGACGTAGTGGAACGACGCGCGCACCTGGTCGAGTGGCACGTCGTGCAGGCGGGCCCAGGCCAGTCGGTACGCGGCCAGCTGCACCGCTACGGCCTGCTCCTCGTCCGGGCCCGGTGGGCTGCCGGTCTTCCAGTCGACGACCTCGTAGCCGCCGTCGTCGGTGGGGAACACCGCGTCCATTCGGCCGCGGACCAGTACGCCCTCGACGTGCATCTCGAACGGCACCTCGACGTCCAGCGGCACCCGGTCGGCCCACGCGCTGGCCTCGAAGCGCTCCCGCAGCAGCTCGAACTCCGCGTCGCCTGCACCGCCCACGTCGCCGGCGCCCGGCTCGTCGTCCGGGCCGAACAGCCGCTGCTGCCCCCACCGCGCCTCCAGGTACCGGTGGAACACGGTGCCGCGCCTGGCGCGCGGCTCCGGGCGCTGCGGCACCGGGCGGCGCAGGTCGAGCGCGAACCGGTCCGGGTCGCGCGCCAACGCGACGAGCGCCGACACCGACAGGTGCTCGGGCAGCTCGACCTGCTGGTCGTGGCTACGCCTGTTCGCCGCGAGCTCGGTGAGCAGCAGCTCGACGTCGGTCGCCCAGTCGTCCTCGGCCGTCGTCGGTGCCAGCGGCAACGCCGTCGTCGCCTCGGTCACCAGGTCGGCGCCCGCGCGCACCTCGGCCACCACCTCGGGATCCTGGTCGACCGGCCACCAGGCCGTCGAGCCACCGGCGAGCAGCGGGTTCTCTGCGACCGGCTCCTCCACCCAGTCGCGCACCCGGCCGCTGCCGGACTGGCACGCGTCGCGTACCTCGGTGAGGAAGCTGGACGGGCCGAGCGGCGTGACACCGGTGCCCCAGTGGTAGCCGGTGCAGCACAGCAGCCGCTGCGCCCTGGTCACCGAGACGTAGAACAGCCGACGCTCCTCCGCCGCCTGCCGCGCCATTGTCGCGGCCGTATAGCGCTGCGCGTCGTCGCGGCCCACCCCGGCGAGCTGCGGCAGGTCGCGCGCGTCGCCGCGTAACGCGAACGGCAGCAGCCGCGCGTTGTCGGTCCAGCTGGTGGACGTCTGCGCCCGCGCGGGGAACACCGACACCTTGCTGCCGCTGGCGAGCCCGGGCACGAACACCACCGGCCACTCCAGGCCCTTCGCCGCGTGCACGGTCATCAGCTTGACGCTGTCCGAGTCGCCGACGTGCGGGATCTCCAGCCCGGACTCCTGCTCCTCCGCCGCGTCGAGGTACGCGAGGAACGCGCCGAGCGTCGGGCGTTCGTCGTCGCGGGAGAACCTGGCGGCCTCCTCCGCGAACGCGTCCAGGTCGGCGCGCGCGGCCCGCGGGTCGCTGCCGGGACGGGCCGCGACCTCGATGTCCAGCCGCAGCGTGCGCTCGACCTCGGCGACCAGTTCGGGCAGCGGCAGCTGGACGCGCTCGCGCAGCACCCGCAGCTCCGCGGCCAGCGCGCGGAACCTGGCGTACGCGCGCGCGGAGTACGCCTGGTGCGGCCCTGTGTCGTCGAGCGCGTCCGCGAGGCTGCCGAGGTCGAGCTCGGAGAGCACGGCGTTCGCGAACGGGTCCTGCGGCTGGTCGGCAGCCTCGTCGTCGACCCGCACCAGCTGCCTGGCGCGGCGGCCGAGCGCCACCAGGTCGCGCGCGCCGATCCGCCAGCGCGGCCCGGTGAGCAGCCGGATCAGCGACGCGTTCGCCGTCGGGTCGTAGAGCACCCGCAGCGTGGACACCACGTCGGCGACGACGGGCACGGTGAGCAGTCCGGTGAGGCCGACGATCTCCACCGGCACACCGCGGCTCTCCATCGCCTCGCGCAACCGGGTGATCTGGCTGCGTTTACGTACCAGCACGGCGATCTCGTACGGCCGGCACTCCTCCGCCTCGACCAGGCCGGCCACCCGCGCGCCGACCCACTGCGCCTCGTCGTCGACGGTCTCCAGCAGCGCGCACTCGACCTCGCCGGGGTCCTCGAGCACCGGCGCGGGCACCAGCGGCTTGCTCACGTCCGCCGACCGCAGCGGATCGACGACGGCGTTCGCGACGGTCAGCACCCGCTCGACGTTGCGGAAGCTCCAGGTGAGGTGCAGCCGCGTGGTCGGGGCGCCGTCGGCGGTCGGGAAGTCGTCGGCGAACCGGCGCAGGTTGCCGGCCGTCGCGCCGCGCCAGGAGTAGATCGACTGGGCCGGGTCGCCGACGGCCATCACAGGGAAGCCGTCGGGGAACAGGCCGCGCAGCAGGGTGAGCTGGCTGTGGCTGGTGTCCTGGTACTCGTCCAGCAGCACGGCGTCGAACATGGACCGTTCCACCCGGCCGACCGCCGGATGCCTGGACGCCAGCCGGGCGGCGGCGGCCATCTGGTCGTCGAAGTCGATCAAGCCGGCCGCCTGCTTCGCCTGCTGGTACTGCGCCACGAGCGGCAGCAGCTGACCGCGCACGCGCTGGTTCTTCAGCAGCCGGGTGACCAATGCCGGCCGGCCCTTCTGCTGCGCGGCCGCACGCGCCTCCCAGCGCTCCTGGTCGAGCACGATGTCGTCCGGCCCGACCAGGTGCTCGGCCATCTCGCCGGCGAGCTCGAGTACGGCGGCGGTGACCGTGCTCGGCGTCCACTCCACCGCGTCCATCGGGCCGTCGTACCTGGCCACCACGGTGTGCGCGAGCTGCCACTGCACGGCAGGCGTCACCAGCCGGGCACCGGGCTCAGCGCCGTCGCGCAGCGCGTGCATCCGGTAGATGCGCCCGGCGTACGCGTGGTACGTGGAGATCACCGGGTCGCCGGCGAGCCGTTCCGCGCCGAGGGAGCCGCTGAACTCGGGCTGCGCCCGCAGCCGGTCGAGCCAGTCGCGCACCTTCACGCCGAGCTCGCGCGCGGCCTTGCGGGTGAAGGTCAGGCCGAGCACCTGCTCGGGCAGCGAGAGCCCGTTCGCGACCAGCCACACCACCCGGCGCGCCATGGTCTCGCTCTTGCCTGACCCGGCGCCCGCGACCACCACGCACGGCGCCGTGGGCGCGGCGATGACGGCGGCCTGCTCCGGCGTCGGCTCGGGCGCGGCGCAGATGCGCGCCAGCCGGAACGGGTCGTACCTGACCTCCTGCGACAGGGCAGTCACCGGCGCCACCCCCACCGACCGGGCACGGGGGCGGCCACCGGCAGCTCACTCGTCATGGGTGCACCTGCCCGCCCTCGTCCTGCAGCGGGCACGACGACCGCACCTTGCACGACCCGCAGTGCGAGTTCAGCTGGGCGACGAAGCGCGCCTGCGACATCCGCGCCGCCACGTCCGCGACCAGGTCGTCCACCCAGCCGGGGTCGTCGTCGTCCGCGAGTGCCTGCTGTGCCTGCTCCTTGACGGTCTTGCCCTTGCCGAGCTGGACGAGCGCAGCGCCGCCCGGCTGCTCCACGCCGAGCGCGGCGAACGCGCCCAGCCGGGCGGCGAGCTGGTAGACGCCGAGCTGCGGGTGCCTGCCGATGCTGTCGTCCGCGGGCGCCGACCGCCCGGTCTTCAGGTCGATGACGTACGCACGGCCCTGCTCGTCGCGCTCCACCCGGTCGACCCGGCCGGACAACCGCAGCCGGCCGGTACGGACGTCGAACGGCTGCTCGGCGGCGAGCAGGGTGCGGGAGTTCTGGCCGCGCCAGCCGACGTACCGCTCCACCATGGCCGCGGCGTCGCTCTCCCTGCGCCGGGTGAACCAGCGGCTGCCGAGGTCGAGCTGGCCGAACACCTCGCTCAACCGGGCCTGCAAGTCGTCCAGGTCCGCACCGGTCGGCTCGGGCGCGAGCGCGGCGAGCGCGTGCACGACGTTGCCGACGCTCTGCGCGGCGCCCACGTCGGCCGCGCCGACCGCACGTTCGAGCAGCCAGCGCAGCCCGCACGCGCCGAACCCCTCGACCTGCGACGGGGACAGCGTGATCCGGTCGTCCTCGCCGTACAGCGGGTGTTGTGCGGAGAGCTCGGTGGTCGCGTACCACTCGTCCGGGTCGGCCCCGCGGACGTTGTCGCCGGCCAGCCTGGCCAGGTGCGCCGCCGCCACCGCGCGGCGACCGCCCGACGACGTGCCGTCGGCGACCGTCGCGCGCAGCTCGGCGACCAGCGCCGGCAGCGTCAGCGCGCGGGGCATCCGTACACCGGCCTGCTCCGGTTCGACGCCGAGGTCGCCGAGGAACCTGGCGGGCTGCTCGTCGCCGTCCACCCCGCCGAGGACCGCGGTGACCACCAGCCGGCTGCGTGCGCGGGTGGTGGCGACGTAGAACAGCCGGCGCTCCTCCTCGAGCAGCTTCGCGGCTATCGACGGCACGAGCGGCTCGTTGCCCTGCGCCACCTCGACGAAGTCCTCGACGCCGAGCAGCGTGCCGCGCAGCCTGGTGTCCGGCCAGATGCCCTCCTGCACACCGGCGACGACGACGAGCTCCCACTCCAGGCCCTTCGACCGGTGCGCGGTGAGCAGGCGCACGGCGTCGGCGCGGGGCGCCTGCTCCCCCAGCGTGTCGCCGGGGATCTCCTGCGCGACCAGGTCGTCGAGGAAACCCACCGGGCTGCCGCCTGGCATCCGGTCGGTGTACCTGGCGGCCGCGTCGAACAGCGCGCACGCCGCGTCCAGGTCGCGGTCGGCCTGCTGGCCGCGGAACCCGCCGCGCAGGCTGACGTCGCGCCACCGCTGCGCCAGCCCGGAGCCTGACCACAGCTCCCACAGCGCCTCCTCAGCGGAACCGCTCTGCACCGCCTGTGCGGTCTTCGCGAGCAGCTGCGCGAGGCGGTCCGCGGGACCCCTCGCGTCCGGGTGGACGAGCGCGCGCTCGCGTTCGTCGAGCAGCGCGGCGGGCAGCAGCTCGGCGACCGTGCGGGTGCCGCCGGCGTCGTGCTCGACATCGCGCAGCGCCCGCCGCAGCCGGCGCAGCGCGAGCGGGTCGGCGCCGCCGAGCGGGCTGCACAGCAGCTCGGTTGCCGCGTCCTCGTCGAGCGCGTCCGGCTGGACGGCCGCGCGCAGTGCGAGCAGCAGCGGCCGCACCGCGGGCTCGTGCACGAGCGGCACCTCGTCGCCTGCGACCACTACCGGCACGCCGGCCGCCGTCAGCGCGCGCTGCAGCGGCGCCGCCTGCAGGTTGGCGGACCGCACGAGCACGGCCATCCGCTGCCAGGCGATGCCGTCGACCAGGTGTGCACGGCGCAGCACGTCGGCGACGTTGGCCGCCTCCTGCTCCCGGCTCGCCAGCAGGCTGACGGCCACGCTGCCCGGGTCCTCCGTACGAGCCGAGGTGAGCATCCGGTGCGTGGACCGCGCGCCGGGCAGCCGCGACGCGACGCGACGCGACGCGGTGAGCAGGGTGGGCCCGGACCGCCGGCAGGTACGCAGGTCGACCACGCCGGCCGGCCGCCGGTCCACGGTGCGGAACACCTCGGGGAACCGCTCGATGCAGCTCACGTCCGCACCGCGGAACCCATAGATCGACTGGTCGGGGTCGCCGACCACGGTGAGGTCGCGCCCCTGGCCGGCGAGCGCGTAGAGCAGGCCCTCCTGGGCCGGGTCGGTGTCCTGGTACTCGTCCACGAACACCGCGGCCCGCGTCTCCCGCTCGCGCGCGCCGACGCCGCCAGGCTCGGGCGCGTCGAGCAGCGCGATGGCCTCGCGCACCAGCGAGGCGTAGTCGAACGCGCGCGCCCACTCCACGTCGAACCGGCCGGCGTAGCGCTCCATGAAGCCGGCGACCGCCGTCCACTCCTCGCGGCCGTACTCCTTGCCGAGCAGCGCCAGGTCGG harbors:
- the nudC gene encoding NAD(+) diphosphatase codes for the protein MSSLPHLALARATVDRDCYAREDAAVLDELWAAPQTRVLVVSDGETLVDDAGTRLVTVVPDDAPPGERYYLGRGDGGTFFAVRSALPEGLDGARPAGLREIGTTLDDQEAGLVVHAVALERWHATHQHCPRCGTPTDVVHGGSQRDCPADGSSHFPRVDPAVIMLVYADDGRCVLGRQAVWPAKRFSVLAGFVEPGEALEHAVAREVEEEVSLRVDDVRYVASQPWPFPSSLMLGFTARVVGGELAVDERELADARWFSKAELTAALADGSLLLPPPVSIARRLVETWYGEPLSD
- a CDS encoding thioesterase family protein; translated protein: MPNDAPAELPEAFYVPAGENRFEPTYATESPWESEAQHGGPPTALLGHLMRAVDPQPGFRLARMTVEFLGAVPRQPLETAARVVRPGKRIRLLEAELTVAGRPVALARAWEITTNGNSADPPGLPADIPPPQPQRFFSGWDRWGYGEAIDWRWIHGSLDDLGPAAVWTRPRIPLVAGVPLQPLDRVLLTADAANGISGVVPLDGWLFIPPAATVTVHRHPHDEWVCIDAATVVSGDGIGSTTGTLGDRYGELGSVTQPLLVAPR
- a CDS encoding AAA family ATPase: MARICAAPEPTPEQAAVIAAPTAPCVVVAGAGSGKSETMARRVVWLVANGLSLPEQVLGLTFTRKAARELGVKVRDWLDRLRAQPEFSGSLGAERLAGDPVISTYHAYAGRIYRMHALRDGAEPGARLVTPAVQWQLAHTVVARYDGPMDAVEWTPSTVTAAVLELAGEMAEHLVGPDDIVLDQERWEARAAAQQKGRPALVTRLLKNQRVRGQLLPLVAQYQQAKQAAGLIDFDDQMAAAARLASRHPAVGRVERSMFDAVLLDEYQDTSHSQLTLLRGLFPDGFPVMAVGDPAQSIYSWRGATAGNLRRFADDFPTADGAPTTRLHLTWSFRNVERVLTVANAVVDPLRSADVSKPLVPAPVLEDPGEVECALLETVDDEAQWVGARVAGLVEAEECRPYEIAVLVRKRSQITRLREAMESRGVPVEIVGLTGLLTVPVVADVVSTLRVLYDPTANASLIRLLTGPRWRIGARDLVALGRRARQLVRVDDEAADQPQDPFANAVLSELDLGSLADALDDTGPHQAYSARAYARFRALAAELRVLRERVQLPLPELVAEVERTLRLDIEVAARPGSDPRAARADLDAFAEEAARFSRDDERPTLGAFLAYLDAAEEQESGLEIPHVGDSDSVKLMTVHAAKGLEWPVVFVPGLASGSKVSVFPARAQTSTSWTDNARLLPFALRGDARDLPQLAGVGRDDAQRYTAATMARQAAEERRLFYVSVTRAQRLLCCTGYHWGTGVTPLGPSSFLTEVRDACQSGSGRVRDWVEEPVAENPLLAGGSTAWWPVDQDPEVVAEVRAGADLVTEATTALPLAPTTAEDDWATDVELLLTELAANRRSHDQQVELPEHLSVSALVALARDPDRFALDLRRPVPQRPEPRARRGTVFHRYLEARWGQQRLFGPDDEPGAGDVGGAGDAEFELLRERFEASAWADRVPLDVEVPFEMHVEGVLVRGRMDAVFPTDDGGYEVVDWKTGSPPGPDEEQAVAVQLAAYRLAWARLHDVPLDQVRASFHYVRSARTISPVDLLDADGLAALIRTLPTEE
- a CDS encoding AAA family ATPase, whose amino-acid sequence is MQVRSFRLVRRPKPAGAAPQLDDAQRRVVEHPGGPLLVRAGPGTGKTATLVEAVVDRIAGRGLAPEQVLVLTFSRKAAGELRERITARLDRTMQEPLALTFHSYAYALVRKAAVLNGEPPPRLLSGPEHLVEIRRLLEGEIEDGASYWPAALRPALGTRGFAEEVRDLMLRVTERDCTAADLALLGKEYGREEWTAVAGFMERYAGRFDVEWARAFDYASLVREAIALLDAPEPGGVGARERETRAAVFVDEYQDTDPAQEGLLYALAGQGRDLTVVGDPDQSIYGFRGADVSCIERFPEVFRTVDRRPAGVVDLRTCRRSGPTLLTASRRVASRLPGARSTHRMLTSARTEDPGSVAVSLLASREQEAANVADVLRRAHLVDGIAWQRMAVLVRSANLQAAPLQRALTAAGVPVVVAGDEVPLVHEPAVRPLLLALRAAVQPDALDEDAATELLCSPLGGADPLALRRLRRALRDVEHDAGGTRTVAELLPAALLDERERALVHPDARGPADRLAQLLAKTAQAVQSGSAEEALWELWSGSGLAQRWRDVSLRGGFRGQQADRDLDAACALFDAAARYTDRMPGGSPVGFLDDLVAQEIPGDTLGEQAPRADAVRLLTAHRSKGLEWELVVVAGVQEGIWPDTRLRGTLLGVEDFVEVAQGNEPLVPSIAAKLLEEERRLFYVATTRARSRLVVTAVLGGVDGDEQPARFLGDLGVEPEQAGVRMPRALTLPALVAELRATVADGTSSGGRRAVAAAHLARLAGDNVRGADPDEWYATTELSAQHPLYGEDDRITLSPSQVEGFGACGLRWLLERAVGAADVGAAQSVGNVVHALAALAPEPTGADLDDLQARLSEVFGQLDLGSRWFTRRRESDAAAMVERYVGWRGQNSRTLLAAEQPFDVRTGRLRLSGRVDRVERDEQGRAYVIDLKTGRSAPADDSIGRHPQLGVYQLAARLGAFAALGVEQPGGAALVQLGKGKTVKEQAQQALADDDDPGWVDDLVADVAARMSQARFVAQLNSHCGSCKVRSSCPLQDEGGQVHP